TTGGTGACGATTATGTTCAATTGCCTGATGATATCATCGTGGAATGGAGCCAAGATTCCACTAAGAATGCAAAGAAAATAAGTTCAATAGATAATTCAATTGCCAACCTTATTAGACAGGTGTTTCCCAAACTCGAGGCAAATTGCACCTCTGCAGATTATATGCGGGAACGTGCGATTCTTTCAACTACAAATGAGCATATTGATGCAGTGAACGCAATAATGATCGAGAGGTTTTCTGGAAATGAGAAGGTATACTACAGCTTTGACTCGGCGGATGATGATACAAGGAATAACTACCCTCTTGATTTTCTAAATTCTATTAAACTTAATGGGTTGCCTCCTCATGAACTTAAGGTTATAAAAGACTGCCCTATTATCCTACTGCGTAATCTTGATTCTCACAATGGTCTTTGCAACGGCACTAGGTTGGCCATTAGAGGATTCCAAAATAATACAATTGATGCTGAAATAGTTAATGGGCAGCATGCAGGAACCAGAGTATTCATACCAAGGATTCCCATGTCCCCCTCCGAAGACCTTTCAATGCCATTCAAGTTTAAGCGAAAGCAGTCCCAATAAGATTGACTTTCACAATGACAATAAATAAAGCTCAAGGTCAGACCATACCAAATGTTGGTGTTTATCTCCCTGAACCAGTTTTCTCTCATGGCCAGTTATATGTAGCATTGTCAAGATGTGTTTCTCGTACGAGTATATAGGTCTTAGCCAACACAAATAAGGATGTTGACCCCACTGGAAAGAGAACAAAAAATATCGTCTTCAGAGATGTTTTTTTTAATATGTGACAGTACTATTTTATATTTTTGCCGGGATGGCCTGGCCCTGGCGCAACGTACAGGTGCTCAGAAGGTTTGGTTGGAAACTGATTGTCAAGAGCTTGTGCGCCTGTGAAACAAAGGTACCGATAAGAGATCAGCTGTGGTTTCAGTCTTGCGGGAGATCCGGGATTTGAGCTTATGCTTTCAAGCTTTTAAATTTTCTTTCATTAGTCGGAAATGTAATATAGTAGGTCACAGGTGATGCAAAGTCTGGGTCGTGGCATGTTAGCCCGACTTGCATTGCGAACCTGATGATCGCAGATTGTAATCCTGGAACTATTTGATGAATGAATCTCCCCGGTCGGAAAAAAGACTATTATATATTTAGATTAAACTGGCTTCATGTGTCTCTGCTATTTAATAGATTATATTGCTTTTATTAATCGGTAGATTAGATTGCTTTTAATCAGGAAACTTAAGTCTTCACATGTCTCTGCtatttaattaatttaattaaataatatatTATTAGATTGCTTTTGGTTGGGCCATTCATGCAAACAGATGATGTACGATCCGTCTTGCTtttaatttaattaattaattaatatatTACATTACTTTTGGTGGGACCACGCATGCAAACGAATGATGTACGATCCGTATATAGGAACGAAGgatcaaaaaataaataaatttatattCAAAATGAAATAAAACTTACAAATACAAGTAGTCCCCTGCcctgccccgttcgctggtctgaattttggctgaaactggctgaaaaacactgtttcggctgaattgttgtgagagaaaaacactgttccggctgaaaaaacaagccgaacaagccaaatttaagacaagcgaacgggtgGCTACATTCACTCTACCACACATCCAAGCTAGATAAGGCTCCACTAGCACTTGAACATAGTtccaaataatgaaaaaaatgttgGTTTCAAATAAACTTAAAAATACTAGGATAAGATGATAACTacaaacaagctagaaaatgacAAATGTTGGTTTCAAAAAACTTTGAAAATACTAGGATAAGATGATAACTacaaacaagctagaaaaagacaacaaaaataataaattttttcTAGGCACGTGCGTGTCGCACCTGCATATTAACTGGTACATATTTAacaatgaaaataaataaattacgCTAGTACATGAGGAAGGAAGCGAGCAAACGGGCACCCACCTTGGTTATTAGTGTGCCTTCGTTAATTTCTTGCCGCTGACCTCTCCTTCCTCGCTAGACTCCACCAAGCGTGCCATGGACGATGGGGATGTCTGCTCCGGCAGAGTTTTGTAAACAAAAGTCTTTGTTACTACTAGACAGCTGCAAAGGATAGGCCGAATGAAGTTTCCCCCCACAGCAGAAGGGTGCCTACCGCGTTGTAAGGAATTCCCGAGATTAACCATCATTTTCAAAGGTGCATACATCCACCGCGTTAAAATTCAGAAATCTATAAGTTTGATGGATACAGCATACCTGCTGCGTACTAATCCGAGGGCGGCATTTAGAGCGGGTACAATAATGGACTTATAGCCAAACTAGTTAGCATTTTTGCTGATAtgaaagagagaagagaggaaagAGGTGAGAGCTTGGCTCTCATATAAGCAACAAGCTGGGCACGGAAGCATATGCATCTGTGGGTCCAAACAAATGTGAATGTGAGGAGGAATAGGAAAGAGAAAGTAAGACATGATACCATATAATAATAAAATTTTTTTTATAGCCAAATAGGAGACAACTATTGTATAGCTTGGCTCTTATGACTTACTTATAGCCAAGTACTTGGCTCTATTATTGACTATGCTCTTAGAGAAGTACAATAATGGGCTTATAGTCAAGCTAATGCTGAAGTGGATTAAGAACGAAGAGAGGAGAGAGGTGAGAGTTTGACTCTAATGCAAGCAACAAGCCGGGCACCGAAGCATTTGCATTAGTGGACCCAAGTCCCAAAAGTGTTGTGAGAAAGGATAAAAAAGAGAAACTTTTTTAAGATAAGTAGGAGACACATAGTGTATAACTTGGCTCTTATGATTTAATTTATAGCCAAACACTTGGCAGCCAAGCACTTGGCTATAATGACCTTGCTCTTATCCTATGTCCGTCGTCGTCCTCTGACATCGCCGTGGGCGCTTGGACGTCCCGAGGGTTCGCAGGTGTCAACTTCCTGACGCATTGAATGCGATGGCCTGACGGATATATTGCTGCACCAGTGACTGATACTGTGTAACGGAGATCGGAGACGTGGAATACTTTTTTTTTAACTTAGAAGTGTAATACATGGGCAGGCCTTAGGtgagtttttgttttcttttgacaAAGCGGGCCTTAGGTGAGTTGATTGGCCCACTGGTGCCCAATCCAATTGGATGATTAACCAAAAGCGCAAGAATAGCGAACGAGAGAGCATTATTTTTCCACGATAAAATTCGGTAAATTCCGTTCCTTGAAGGATGAATTTGAAGAGACATTTTCAGCAGCATTTGAATAATGTGCATGTACTCTGTCATCTTCTTAGGAAGTTGCTAGCTTTACGTAGCACAGAAGAATCGTGCCTGCATATTCGTTTACTCTCACTATGTAAAATAACAACATCACAGACGCGTCTTATGACACCACAGACGTGGTTTGATACGTCTCACATAAGGCGTCTGTGCTGACCGCAAATCATAGAAGCAGGGCGGGCGGATAGGAGAGATTAGACGGAGCGGAGTGTGCCTTACATATATATGCCATCAATTGGCTCGTCACCGCCCTCTTCGATCCAATCGAGGACTGGAGCTTGAGGCAGGCGCGGAGGGACGTGGACGACCTAGCCCGGCAGGATAAATTGACGGTTTATTCTTTCTATAGAGACCGTCAACAATCATCCGGATCACCACTTTGCCTCCGCCCAAGTCATGTTTGCactctattgaactacaaaacaaacacttacaaacaCATTAGTCGAATTTGGTCTTATTGTCattaaacactaaaatccaaactaaatgggccGATGGCCCCGGTTTAGGTCAAGAAGAAAAGGGGTGcgtagaagagaggaggaggagaactgAGGAGGAGATGGTGTATTCGTGGCGTTGCCTACGCTGTCGATGTGGTGGTGACAGCGGAGGAGCTACTAGCCAGGCCTATTTATAGGCCAGCCATGGCGTTTAGGTCGTCAAATATATTTTGCccaccttcatcttttctgaccACACATGCTTCATCTCAGGGTGCGTGAAGGTGAGCCGGATGCTGCGGCCTGCACACGAGCTTCACATGAGGGTTGGAGCATGTGCAGTGTATGAATTTCAATGATGGATCTCAGGCAGAGCTGGACATTGATTACATTCTGCGCTCGGAGGAAGGAGAGCATGGAGATGACGTGACATGTTTAGGAGGACATCTAGCGTGTGCCCATGCACTCCCTTCTCCGGTGCTGAGCTCGGGTGGCGTGTCCTGACGAGAAGGCGGTGACGTGAGGAAGAATATAGGGGAGTGTGAAGAGACACACTGACGGCCAGGGCCCGGGGTCAGGTCATCAGTGAGAAGGAGGGTGGGAGATGGGCTGCTCCATCTAGGCAGTGCAGGGCATGCCGGCTCACATGGTAGGAAGTGCTGGTGGAGAGAGTGGGCCCTTGTGCCACGAGCCTAAGGATAAGACAGGGGAGAGATTGAGCCCGAAGGTGTTTTCTAATTTATTAGGCCTAGTTTGGGAGCTAGGGCAAGATTATCCCGGGGTACAGATACCCAGAGAGGGCTTTTAGCGGCCATTCAACGCAACGTTGTGGCCTGGCACGTCGCCGATACAGGGAAGCGCCGCCTGGCCTCACATGTTGGGGAGAATATGATCCGCCCAAGGAAAGTCAGGTCACCCTGCCCCTCCATGTGGGGCTTCCAAACGTCGTGATAATTTGGCATGTGGCCTGTTTCTTCGTGGGGCTCCAACCCGGGGAAAACCCAGGGAAAGCCCCGTGGATAAGACTTTGTGAATGAAGCCTTAAAGGGGCTTTTCATTTTCCCTTCTTAAGGAAGGGACTCGGAAAACAAATTTGATTTGATAACTAATCGAGAATGTTAGCGTCCGGATGCTTGCTCCAGCTGCGCCTGCCCACGCGCCCGACCGCACACCTCCATGCTTCACATGGGACCCATGCCACTGCGTTTCTAGCGCAAACCTCGATCTACGCCCGGTCTCTTTTCCGGTGCCCGCCGCTCACGCTCCTCCGCTCCCACACGCATGCAAGCGGGACCAGTAGCTGCAAGCAGGTGGCTATGGCAAGTGGATCCTACTACAACATTcaaacaccagatctacttttacaacatctagatgaaacctttacgtgcaacatacatctaaaacagatgaaacatttaggacATATAGTTAaaacaccattgcaacatgtgcaacgtcccgatctacttttaaaacatttagatgcaacacttgcaacatacgaaaGAAGACTATGCGCAAAAAAACATACAAAAGAAGGAAGATGAAACACTtggacatgcgtctgaaacacttgcaacatacgtgtgtaaaatacagatgaaacattagggatagacacttgcaacatacgtgtacaactattgcaacatatgcaacatcttaatctacttttgcaacatccacatgaaacacttgcaacatccagatgaaacacctgaaacacttgaaacatactcttctAACATACGTTTTTAGAGCGCAATGTCACCTTACTGCTTGGACGAATCGCAGAACTGGACGTTTTTAGAGCGCAATGTCACCTACTCGGCGGCCTGGGCCAGTGCACACTGGGCGCGGCGGAGGACGGGCATGGCGTGGCGGGTGACGGAGGCGCGGTGGAGGATGGCAATGGCGGCGCACCGGAGTGGCCTATCAGGGTCGGTGGCCGAGCCCTGTGCCTCGGAGGCGGTCGCGCGCTGCGCCTGGCTGGGCCATCGACCGAGCGCACTGGGCTACAAGCGAGCGGATAGGAGCAAGTGAGCGGATAGGAACGAGCACGTGTACGAGCGGATATTTTTATTTAGAAATGGAAGAGTGGGGGTCTTGGGCTGGCGTCGCGCGGCCCATGAACGGAGCGTCCGGGCGGACGGACGCCCGCTTCCCAGCGTTACCATAACTACTGAGGGCTTCAGGGGAGAGTACCAGCATCTGTTGAACAAACAAAAACAATAAAAACATATATCTCATATATGCAGGTTGACTTTATCATGTGGATCGCGACAAAAATATGTGGATCCTATTCGCTGTGCTTCACTTATTCGTTCCCCTTGGGTTTTTCATCCCGAGAAAATTTCGACCTCGACCCTATCCTTGTACCTACGAGATTTGGAGAACGGACACTGCCACGGACTCGGAGTTGCAACAATTCCTAATCGATTCGGACCCCGACGGCAGCCCTGTATTTACGGGgcgaggaagaggacgaggacgagggctACACAAGGAAGCGTGGTACATACGTACTCTGTTCACGTATTATAAGCGTGTCCTGTTCActcggcttataagccgtattttttcaaccaacgaataatatttttctctcacaacaaatcagccaacagtatttttagccatggcttatcagccaagcgaa
This sequence is a window from Miscanthus floridulus cultivar M001 chromosome 10, ASM1932011v1, whole genome shotgun sequence. Protein-coding genes within it:
- the LOC136489841 gene encoding uncharacterized protein — protein: MRAKNDIWFVEYLLRIGNGTEKTFGDDYVQLPDDIIVEWSQDSTKNAKKISSIDNSIANLIRQVFPKLEANCTSADYMRERAILSTTNEHIDAVNAIMIERFSGNEKVYYSFDSADDDTRNNYPLDFLNSIKLNGLPPHELKVIKDCPIILLRNLDSHNGLCNGTRLAIRGFQNNTIDAEIVNGQHAGTRVFIPRIPMSPSEDLSMPFKFKRKQSQ